One part of the Sorangiineae bacterium MSr11954 genome encodes these proteins:
- a CDS encoding SagB/ThcOx family dehydrogenase: MDLLHVVQARHSSREPTPDPLRLRELAFLLGWSLGLRPTEEPAREGSRRYFPSAGARFPLECYVLALRCESLMPGVYHYESKRHALSCLAECDSSARARAIYGHEWIAESRAIVVFTAMMNRTTMKYGDRGYRFSLLEAGHAMQNICLLAAALNVRVTPVGGFADQQMTRLLDVADLDELPIYSAVLP, translated from the coding sequence ATGGACCTCTTGCACGTCGTGCAGGCCCGCCACTCGAGCCGCGAGCCAACGCCCGATCCGCTTCGTCTTCGCGAGCTGGCGTTTCTGCTCGGATGGTCCCTGGGCCTCAGGCCGACCGAGGAGCCCGCGCGTGAAGGCTCGCGCCGGTACTTTCCGTCGGCTGGAGCTCGATTTCCGCTCGAATGCTACGTGCTGGCGCTTCGATGCGAGTCATTGATGCCCGGTGTCTACCATTATGAATCGAAGCGCCACGCGCTATCGTGCTTGGCTGAATGCGACAGTTCAGCCCGTGCTCGTGCGATCTACGGCCACGAGTGGATCGCTGAATCGCGAGCGATCGTCGTCTTTACGGCGATGATGAACCGCACGACCATGAAGTACGGCGACCGAGGTTATCGATTCTCGTTGCTCGAGGCAGGTCATGCGATGCAAAATATTTGCCTCTTGGCCGCCGCGTTGAACGTCCGTGTCACGCCGGTCGGAGGTTTTGCCGATCAGCAAATGACGCGATTGCTCGATGTCGCCGATCTCGATGAGCTCCCCATCTATTCGGCGGTGCTTCCCTGA
- a CDS encoding M1 family metallopeptidase codes for MKSIFKPVIRNVAITTLALAPLAACGSGEGQSGREFLTGDDPGAQGPGKPGAQQPGTTEPGSKPGPIAEIDKSAKPIELPDTVWPRNYKLWFRPDAALKTFVGRADVEIEVLKAVDAITVAAHNLNFAKGRTTLRKISDASKAIALIPTPQTLGDLVQLRVSHGQIAPGKYQLHMEWDGKIQFADADYCPPDEVARNPFCSSATGIFKVGISTPDGVSSDAIVTQGETNYARQWFPGWDEPAFRHTFEVSAEVPGNWNTVSNGANLPPVKLPDGYQQVSFEQTPVMPMYLLFFGGGKFDILEDNFTNPLDGSNVHLRWFTPPGRTSWATFQMQWTKDVLGFYYKYTGIPLPFKKFDTIAANDSYNNKPRTGFGGMENWGAIFEFADRVLTKPGEVPTRGSVSIVTHEVAHQWFGDLVTPDWWDNVWLNESFATWFANRTMIELHPEYYTFTDFANGKRGVFNADVASTAVPVQRNLTDAGSFGFINPSIFVYTKGNYVLQTIENYLGAEGMRKGLQIFLKNYAFGNGTPARLWASLEQGSGKKVADIGDSFIRQTGMPLVTIDGQCVGNKTYVSITQAAYPNQNAFPASKWNIPLTLAYGDALKERKTIVLSDNATQIELPGCTAVVANPTGLDYYVTNYSGPSWSALLAKVQSVASNKPLLNNIVNDAARLLASGLISQAQFDQIKNVINLPTTFQADALEVQSSEQLSSPNALRYQGELKLRENTAR; via the coding sequence CTGCATGCGGTAGCGGAGAGGGGCAGTCCGGTCGCGAGTTCCTCACCGGCGATGATCCCGGCGCCCAAGGCCCGGGAAAACCGGGGGCCCAGCAGCCCGGGACGACGGAGCCGGGGAGCAAACCGGGTCCGATCGCCGAAATCGACAAGTCGGCCAAGCCCATCGAGCTGCCGGATACCGTCTGGCCGAGGAACTACAAGCTATGGTTCCGTCCCGACGCGGCCTTGAAGACCTTCGTCGGGCGCGCAGACGTCGAAATCGAGGTGCTCAAGGCGGTCGACGCCATCACGGTCGCCGCGCACAATTTGAATTTCGCCAAGGGCCGCACGACCTTGCGCAAGATCTCGGACGCGTCCAAAGCCATCGCGTTGATCCCTACGCCGCAAACCCTGGGCGATCTCGTGCAATTGCGGGTAAGCCACGGGCAGATCGCGCCAGGCAAGTACCAGCTGCACATGGAATGGGACGGCAAGATCCAATTCGCCGACGCGGACTACTGCCCGCCGGATGAAGTGGCGCGCAACCCCTTCTGCTCCTCGGCCACCGGTATCTTCAAGGTGGGTATTTCCACGCCCGACGGGGTGAGCAGCGATGCCATCGTCACGCAGGGCGAAACGAACTATGCGCGCCAGTGGTTCCCGGGCTGGGACGAGCCCGCCTTCCGCCACACGTTCGAGGTGAGCGCGGAGGTTCCCGGCAACTGGAACACCGTGTCGAACGGCGCGAACCTTCCGCCGGTCAAGCTCCCAGACGGCTACCAGCAAGTGTCGTTCGAGCAAACGCCGGTGATGCCGATGTACCTCCTGTTCTTCGGCGGCGGCAAATTCGATATCCTCGAGGACAACTTTACGAACCCGCTCGACGGCAGCAACGTGCACCTGCGCTGGTTCACGCCGCCGGGCCGCACGAGCTGGGCCACCTTCCAGATGCAGTGGACCAAGGACGTGCTGGGTTTCTACTACAAGTACACGGGCATCCCGCTGCCGTTCAAAAAGTTCGATACGATCGCGGCCAACGACAGCTACAACAACAAACCGCGCACCGGCTTTGGCGGCATGGAAAACTGGGGCGCGATCTTCGAATTTGCCGATCGCGTGCTGACCAAGCCCGGCGAGGTGCCCACGCGCGGATCGGTGAGCATCGTCACGCACGAGGTCGCGCACCAGTGGTTCGGCGACCTGGTCACCCCCGACTGGTGGGACAACGTATGGCTCAACGAGTCGTTCGCGACGTGGTTCGCGAACCGCACGATGATCGAGCTCCACCCCGAGTACTACACGTTCACGGACTTCGCGAACGGCAAGCGCGGCGTCTTCAACGCGGACGTGGCCAGCACCGCGGTTCCGGTGCAACGCAACCTGACCGACGCCGGCTCGTTCGGCTTCATCAACCCGTCGATCTTCGTGTACACGAAGGGCAATTACGTCCTACAGACGATCGAGAATTATCTGGGCGCCGAGGGGATGCGAAAGGGACTTCAGATCTTCCTGAAGAACTATGCCTTCGGCAACGGCACCCCGGCGCGTCTCTGGGCGTCCCTCGAGCAAGGCAGCGGCAAGAAGGTGGCCGACATCGGCGACAGCTTCATCCGCCAGACCGGCATGCCCTTGGTGACAATCGACGGCCAATGCGTGGGCAACAAAACCTACGTCTCCATCACACAGGCCGCCTATCCGAACCAAAACGCCTTCCCGGCCTCCAAGTGGAACATCCCGCTGACCCTCGCCTACGGCGACGCCTTGAAGGAGCGCAAGACCATCGTCCTCTCGGACAACGCCACGCAAATCGAGCTGCCGGGCTGCACCGCCGTGGTCGCCAACCCCACGGGCCTCGACTACTACGTGACGAACTACAGCGGCCCGTCCTGGTCGGCGCTCCTGGCCAAGGTGCAGTCGGTCGCCAGCAACAAGCCGCTGCTGAACAACATCGTCAACGACGCCGCGCGCTTGCTGGCATCGGGCCTCATCTCGCAAGCGCAATTCGACCAGATCAAGAACGTCATCAACCTGCCCACCACATTCCAGGCCGACGCACTCGAGGTGCAATCGTCCGAGCAACTCAGCTCGCCGAACGCCCTGCGCTACCAGGGTGAGCTCAAGCTGCGCGAGAACACCGCGCGGTAA
- a CDS encoding amidohydrolase family protein, producing the protein MSWNRKNCNSLTFVCAITLLSGACGGGGSQLGHGTVSSGPVVAGPPKAEGAKTTRRVIVSRSQKVGTDVVTVSPDGVVNITLDVHSNGRGPHTDATVHLAPDGTIASLVARGHLDMGTPVAETFERRGNHVRWSSTMESGERDVGSAAFFFPISEIPDALGWLVRSMLESPRGEMALLPAGAARLEKIGVITVKEGAKDRDLVGYSIIGIDSIPMYVWMNPDNSWFGVVSPVWSAVPEGSESLIEPLIEKQNQLERERNLKLMKDVARRPPPGGLAFTHARVLDVENGRWKKDQTVVVLGDSIKSVGPSATTKVPAHAETIDLSGKALLPGLWDMHAHLGPVDGVLNIASGVTTARDVGNDPDVLDDLKSRYDKGLAVGPHVLRFGFIEGRGEKAAPSKVTAENAAEAVAAVETFAKRGYEGIKIYNSVKPELVPVLATAAHARGMMVTGHIPVHMLANEAVRAGYDGVEHINMLFLNFLADHDTETRTTARFTLVGDKAASLDLTSKPVSEFVALLKQRQTVIDPTLDEFEGLLVAEQGKVTPGLEAMVARLPVQVQRAFLLGGLPLDGDKRAKYQASFRALLEMTKLLHDSQVNLVVGTDSLAGLMLHHELALFVRAGISPADALRACTIAAARSMKMEKRMGTIAPGKVADMFVVDGDPLTRIDDVTRIVSVMRAGIVFSSAALYEAIGVAPPL; encoded by the coding sequence ATGTCCTGGAATCGCAAGAATTGCAACTCGCTCACCTTCGTGTGCGCGATCACCCTGCTTTCGGGGGCGTGCGGTGGCGGGGGGTCGCAACTTGGTCACGGTACGGTCTCGTCCGGACCCGTGGTCGCGGGGCCCCCGAAAGCCGAGGGAGCCAAGACGACGAGGCGGGTCATCGTGTCGCGGTCGCAAAAGGTGGGGACCGACGTCGTGACCGTTTCCCCGGACGGCGTGGTGAATATCACATTGGACGTGCACTCGAACGGTCGCGGGCCGCACACGGACGCAACGGTCCACCTCGCGCCCGATGGCACGATCGCGTCGCTGGTCGCGCGTGGACATCTCGACATGGGTACACCCGTCGCCGAAACCTTCGAGCGTCGAGGAAATCACGTGCGTTGGAGCAGCACGATGGAATCCGGTGAACGAGACGTGGGCAGCGCGGCATTTTTCTTCCCGATCTCGGAGATTCCGGACGCCCTCGGCTGGCTCGTGCGATCGATGCTCGAATCCCCCCGCGGCGAGATGGCCCTTCTTCCGGCTGGCGCCGCCCGACTCGAGAAGATTGGCGTCATTACGGTAAAAGAAGGCGCCAAGGACCGCGATCTCGTCGGATACAGCATTATCGGAATCGACTCGATCCCCATGTATGTCTGGATGAACCCGGACAATAGTTGGTTTGGTGTGGTCTCGCCCGTATGGTCGGCGGTACCAGAGGGCTCTGAGAGCCTCATCGAGCCGCTCATCGAAAAGCAGAACCAGCTCGAGCGAGAACGCAATCTAAAGCTCATGAAGGATGTCGCGCGCCGCCCCCCGCCCGGTGGTCTGGCGTTCACCCACGCCCGCGTGCTCGACGTCGAGAATGGACGCTGGAAGAAGGATCAAACCGTCGTGGTGCTCGGGGACTCGATCAAATCGGTTGGTCCGTCCGCGACGACGAAGGTGCCTGCCCATGCCGAGACGATCGATCTCTCGGGTAAGGCGCTATTGCCAGGGCTCTGGGACATGCATGCACACTTGGGTCCCGTGGATGGTGTACTCAACATTGCTTCAGGCGTCACCACCGCGCGCGATGTCGGCAATGATCCCGACGTCCTCGACGACTTGAAGAGCCGCTACGACAAAGGGCTCGCCGTCGGTCCCCACGTCCTCCGCTTCGGATTCATCGAAGGGCGCGGGGAGAAGGCGGCACCGAGCAAGGTGACGGCGGAAAACGCAGCCGAGGCCGTGGCGGCCGTGGAAACCTTCGCGAAGCGGGGGTACGAGGGAATCAAGATATACAACTCGGTGAAGCCCGAGCTGGTACCCGTGCTCGCCACCGCGGCGCACGCGCGAGGGATGATGGTCACGGGCCACATCCCGGTCCATATGTTGGCCAATGAGGCGGTTCGCGCTGGCTACGACGGGGTCGAGCATATCAACATGCTCTTTTTGAATTTTCTCGCGGACCACGACACCGAGACGCGGACGACGGCGCGCTTTACGCTCGTTGGGGACAAGGCCGCGTCATTGGATCTCACGAGCAAACCCGTCTCGGAGTTCGTCGCGCTGCTCAAACAGCGTCAGACCGTGATCGACCCGACGCTCGACGAATTCGAAGGACTGCTCGTCGCCGAACAGGGAAAGGTGACGCCGGGCCTCGAGGCCATGGTCGCCCGTCTGCCCGTCCAAGTCCAACGCGCATTTCTGCTGGGCGGACTGCCGCTCGACGGGGACAAGCGCGCGAAATACCAAGCTTCCTTCCGGGCGCTGCTCGAAATGACGAAGCTACTCCATGATTCGCAGGTCAATCTCGTGGTCGGTACCGATTCGTTGGCCGGCCTGATGCTCCATCACGAGCTTGCCCTCTTCGTGCGTGCGGGGATCTCGCCTGCGGACGCGCTCCGCGCGTGCACGATCGCGGCCGCGCGCTCCATGAAGATGGAAAAGAGGATGGGGACGATCGCGCCCGGCAAGGTCGCAGACATGTTCGTCGTCGATGGCGATCCGCTGACCCGGATCGACGACGTAACGAGGATCGTGAGCGTCATGCGAGCTGGCATCGTCTTCTCATCCGCGGCTCTGTACGAGGCCATCGGTGTCGCGCCGCCCCTTTGA
- a CDS encoding YcaO-like family protein: MRKRAYPADIDALVRDMSRAEPDASRFLRSFDELVDRSVGIVRNLRRERDYYSDEPKFLCYRADLAPTASLSDGGYVHAPAEGGRSTHHDRAVVGALFEAMERYCLSIYRQRDLVRASHAQLESAGRAALDPVTLSSHEKTRDPAVADALRHAPMAWTPGFSYRLRSDILVPAQSVYLPYVFNEGEPVLRDPLTTGAAAGLLMGSAVLRGLLEVIERDAIMVTHYRSLSPPRLDLDGRGGGELDWVIQNLRRYQLDLSLYDIRLDLPVPAVLAKIIDRSGVGPSMTVASKAAFDVHDAVKGAIFEAACFRRPMRTRLARARQHATTIFGDLSRINSLESRSYVWIQPEMIEYLEYLDRSPRGSTAFTDCSASTPAKVRALIENVIRTGHDLIVVDVTTSDVATFGATVVKTIVPGLQPMHLDEQYRTWTRRLLAYGEASERALPVSALNQVPHPFL; the protein is encoded by the coding sequence ATGAGAAAGCGCGCCTACCCCGCCGACATCGATGCTCTCGTTCGCGACATGTCGAGAGCGGAGCCCGACGCATCGAGGTTCCTGCGCTCGTTCGACGAGCTCGTCGATCGATCCGTCGGGATCGTCCGCAACCTCCGGCGCGAGCGCGACTACTACAGCGACGAGCCGAAATTCCTCTGCTACCGCGCCGACCTCGCGCCGACAGCGTCGCTGTCCGATGGCGGCTACGTGCACGCTCCAGCGGAGGGCGGCCGGTCGACCCATCACGACCGCGCCGTCGTCGGTGCGCTGTTCGAGGCGATGGAGCGGTACTGCCTCTCGATCTATCGCCAGCGCGACTTGGTCCGCGCGAGCCATGCGCAGCTCGAGAGCGCGGGCCGCGCCGCCCTCGACCCGGTGACCCTGAGCTCGCACGAAAAAACGAGGGATCCCGCCGTCGCGGACGCGCTCCGGCACGCACCGATGGCCTGGACCCCCGGCTTCTCGTATCGATTGCGAAGCGACATCCTCGTTCCGGCACAATCGGTGTACTTACCCTACGTATTCAACGAGGGCGAGCCGGTGCTCAGGGACCCGTTGACGACCGGCGCGGCCGCCGGGCTGCTCATGGGTAGTGCGGTGCTGAGGGGGCTTCTCGAGGTCATCGAACGCGACGCGATCATGGTCACTCATTATCGCTCGCTATCACCGCCGCGGCTCGATTTGGACGGACGCGGGGGCGGAGAGCTCGACTGGGTGATCCAAAACCTTCGACGCTACCAGCTCGATTTGAGCCTCTACGATATCCGCCTCGATCTCCCGGTTCCGGCTGTTCTGGCGAAGATCATCGATCGCAGCGGGGTTGGCCCCAGCATGACCGTCGCTTCGAAAGCCGCCTTCGACGTTCACGATGCCGTGAAGGGCGCGATCTTCGAGGCCGCGTGCTTCCGAAGGCCGATGCGTACGCGGCTAGCGCGCGCGCGCCAGCATGCAACGACGATATTTGGCGATTTGTCTCGAATCAATAGTTTGGAATCGCGCTCCTATGTCTGGATTCAACCCGAGATGATCGAGTATCTCGAATATCTCGATCGGTCGCCCAGAGGATCGACCGCGTTCACGGATTGTTCGGCCTCGACACCGGCAAAGGTGCGGGCGTTGATCGAGAACGTGATCCGCACGGGTCACGATCTGATCGTGGTCGACGTCACCACCTCCGATGTCGCGACATTTGGCGCGACCGTGGTGAAGACCATCGTTCCGGGACTACAACCGATGCACCTCGACGAGCAATATCGCACTTGGACCCGGCGCCTGCTCGCGTACGGCGAAGCCTCTGAACGTGCGCTCCCTGTCTCCGCGCTCAACCAAGTGCCACACCCCTTCCTATGA
- a CDS encoding S9 family peptidase, with the protein MFSQLLALPTAWSPRFSTCGGFLYFIGPGPLGAALYRTRLDGGGDGATPEPLVADSRVVSFIVAPGAAPRLVYAVDAEGDENTVLWCLDVDSGARRCLTASSPRTVSVLERGCWHPERLAFSFESNRRSADLFDVFVGDLEGNARCVFENDEPGYILKTLFAHAGQTLFVLRACFSGVAGTRKDQLLSVDLTSGAIADVTPPGGGCFFSLRWRSAHDTLLVLTDQGDDYVYLAEVDPRSRSLRTLAKEPFDISMVEVSPAGSECVFVVDAAGRSILKRLDLSSDERVPERLLDAVGVIDGAESELAFSANGHRLAFAYESARRPRGPCVVELHTGEVKRVGDPFAASPDLGSRLIEPTLISIRSFDGLAMSGWFYEPRGSERFPVVVHVHGGPEAQSVPSFDPRIQAWLDAGYGVLAPNVRGSTGFGKHFEHLDDGELRMDAVRDVGEFARRLKDHPRVDPTRLVVHGASYGGFVVLSTMIQEPHLWAAGVCISGISNFLTFLERTAGYRRASREAKYGSLQRDRDFLRSISPIEAIHRISRPLMLVHGRNDPRVPVGETVQVAERLRAAGVEPELMLVEGEGHRIVRPENRIMIARRISQFLTKALARPQA; encoded by the coding sequence ATGTTCTCCCAACTGCTAGCGCTGCCCACCGCGTGGAGCCCGCGGTTTTCGACCTGCGGCGGGTTCCTCTATTTCATTGGCCCTGGGCCGCTTGGCGCCGCACTGTATCGGACCCGTCTCGACGGCGGCGGCGACGGCGCGACCCCCGAGCCGTTGGTCGCGGATAGCAGGGTCGTCTCCTTCATCGTAGCCCCGGGAGCGGCTCCGCGGCTCGTGTACGCCGTCGATGCGGAGGGGGACGAGAATACCGTCCTGTGGTGCCTCGACGTCGACTCGGGCGCTCGCCGTTGCCTCACGGCATCCTCGCCGCGGACCGTGTCCGTTTTGGAGAGGGGTTGCTGGCATCCCGAGCGACTCGCGTTCAGCTTTGAATCGAATCGACGCTCGGCGGATCTCTTCGACGTCTTCGTTGGCGATCTCGAAGGGAACGCGCGATGCGTGTTCGAGAACGACGAGCCTGGCTACATCCTAAAGACCCTCTTTGCACATGCGGGGCAAACGCTATTCGTCTTGCGCGCATGCTTTTCAGGCGTCGCGGGGACGCGCAAGGACCAGCTCTTGTCCGTTGATTTGACGTCGGGGGCGATTGCCGACGTGACGCCCCCGGGGGGCGGATGTTTCTTCTCTCTGCGATGGCGTTCGGCCCACGACACACTTCTCGTCCTTACGGATCAGGGCGATGACTACGTTTATCTCGCGGAAGTCGACCCGAGGTCCAGGAGCCTCCGCACGCTCGCGAAGGAACCATTCGATATCTCCATGGTCGAAGTCTCCCCAGCCGGTTCGGAGTGCGTCTTTGTCGTCGATGCGGCGGGGCGGTCCATCCTGAAGCGACTCGATTTATCGTCGGATGAACGGGTGCCCGAGCGCTTGCTCGACGCGGTCGGAGTCATCGATGGCGCCGAATCCGAGCTGGCGTTCTCCGCGAACGGCCATCGGCTGGCATTTGCCTACGAATCCGCGCGCCGACCCAGGGGGCCCTGCGTGGTCGAGCTGCACACCGGAGAGGTGAAGCGCGTCGGCGATCCCTTCGCGGCGTCGCCGGACTTGGGATCGCGGCTGATCGAGCCCACGCTGATTTCGATCCGTAGCTTCGACGGGCTCGCGATGTCGGGTTGGTTCTACGAGCCACGTGGGTCCGAGCGCTTTCCGGTCGTCGTGCACGTGCATGGCGGCCCCGAGGCGCAGTCCGTACCAAGCTTCGATCCGCGGATTCAAGCATGGCTCGACGCGGGCTACGGGGTGCTCGCCCCGAACGTGCGGGGCTCGACCGGGTTCGGCAAGCATTTCGAACATCTCGACGATGGCGAGCTCCGAATGGATGCCGTTCGAGACGTCGGTGAATTCGCGCGCAGGCTAAAGGACCACCCGCGCGTGGATCCGACACGGCTGGTCGTGCACGGGGCGAGCTACGGGGGGTTCGTCGTTCTCTCCACGATGATCCAGGAGCCCCATTTGTGGGCAGCCGGGGTGTGTATTTCCGGGATTAGCAACTTCCTGACATTCCTGGAGAGGACCGCGGGATACAGGCGCGCATCACGAGAGGCGAAATACGGGAGCTTGCAACGGGATCGGGATTTCCTGAGGAGTATCTCGCCGATCGAAGCCATCCACCGAATCTCCCGGCCTTTGATGCTCGTCCACGGCCGGAACGACCCCCGTGTTCCCGTCGGCGAGACCGTGCAGGTCGCGGAGCGCCTACGCGCAGCCGGCGTCGAGCCCGAGCTGATGTTGGTCGAAGGAGAGGGACACCGCATCGTCCGGCCCGAGAATCGAATCATGATCGCTCGACGGATCAGCCAGTTTCTGACGAAGGCGCTCGCGCGTCCGCAAGCATAA
- a CDS encoding RiPP maturation radical SAM C-methyltransferase, with product MRLALVSMPWSSMSRPSAALGALAAFVKAREPRFDVETVHAYMHVARELPTDVYSRISGDCYRLGELIYLAILTPRKREAVVSFIAGAIGLTGDAVSEIVDIVARDVQRQAEYLASAFDVVGFTTCFGQLFANIAVCTAVKALAPKTVTILGGSTVSARVGPSILGEYPCVDFIVQGEGELPLLGLLHDIESGGAAEQVPGVLSRANAANRPNGVELHEVGALDELPIPLYDDYAQLAAELGVAWAIPVEGSRGCWWDRVKETNNPKNTCYFCNLNVQWRGYREKSVERVVREVDVLTTRYANCRLFFLDNIIRHRGVEELGRGLVDLEKDLHIFYEMRANVRPHQLLLLWEAGVRQVQFGIEALSSSLLKRIGKGTTVIQNLEAMKTCRELQIVNDANLIVNFPGTTAAEIRETVENIDSYASSYQPLGITVFYLGVGSTTDRLRDEFGITNVRNGDHYRIGLPDDVWERLHLLDLSYDRAQSDPEWSAMVDACERWRELHTAVGRDESPLQYEDGGTFLRIRDRRKNHVDHVLRGGGRMLYLFCAQIRSRNQIIAAGGERDPDQIRLIDAFLGEMIEKRLMYREGEKFLSLAVAPNPQSAARRIRAAQRHEEQVANERPSPAARRELPVIMGDQPGSTRQ from the coding sequence GTGAGACTTGCACTTGTCAGCATGCCGTGGTCATCGATGAGCCGGCCTTCTGCGGCATTGGGCGCGCTCGCCGCGTTCGTCAAAGCGCGCGAGCCACGCTTCGACGTGGAGACGGTCCACGCGTATATGCACGTGGCAAGGGAGCTCCCAACGGACGTATACAGCCGTATTTCAGGGGACTGCTATCGTCTCGGTGAGCTCATCTACTTGGCGATCCTCACCCCACGCAAACGCGAGGCGGTCGTCTCGTTCATCGCGGGCGCGATCGGTCTGACCGGTGATGCCGTCTCCGAGATTGTCGACATCGTCGCGCGCGACGTCCAACGTCAGGCGGAATATCTCGCCAGCGCGTTCGATGTCGTTGGTTTTACGACGTGCTTCGGACAGCTCTTTGCCAATATCGCCGTATGTACGGCCGTGAAGGCATTGGCGCCAAAGACGGTGACGATCCTCGGGGGCTCCACGGTGTCGGCGCGCGTTGGGCCGTCGATTCTCGGCGAGTATCCATGCGTCGATTTCATCGTTCAGGGAGAGGGGGAGCTACCGCTGCTCGGGCTCCTCCATGACATCGAATCGGGCGGTGCGGCAGAGCAAGTGCCGGGTGTCCTGTCGCGCGCGAACGCGGCGAATCGTCCCAATGGCGTCGAGCTCCACGAGGTGGGCGCGCTCGATGAGTTACCCATTCCACTCTACGACGACTATGCGCAGCTCGCAGCCGAGCTCGGGGTGGCGTGGGCCATCCCCGTCGAAGGGTCGAGAGGCTGCTGGTGGGATCGGGTGAAGGAGACGAATAACCCCAAGAACACCTGCTATTTCTGCAATTTGAACGTACAATGGCGCGGGTATCGTGAAAAAAGCGTCGAGCGTGTCGTTCGCGAGGTCGACGTTCTCACGACGCGCTACGCGAACTGCCGCCTATTTTTCCTCGATAACATCATCCGTCATCGCGGCGTCGAGGAGCTCGGCCGCGGTCTGGTCGACCTGGAGAAGGACCTGCACATCTTCTACGAGATGCGCGCCAACGTCCGTCCGCATCAACTGCTGCTTCTGTGGGAAGCGGGCGTACGGCAGGTGCAATTTGGTATCGAAGCTCTGTCGTCGTCGCTCCTGAAGCGTATCGGCAAGGGGACCACGGTCATCCAAAACCTGGAGGCCATGAAGACATGCCGCGAGCTGCAGATCGTCAACGACGCGAATCTCATCGTCAACTTCCCAGGGACGACGGCGGCCGAAATCCGTGAGACCGTCGAAAACATCGATTCGTACGCGTCGAGCTATCAGCCGTTGGGCATCACCGTTTTTTATCTAGGTGTGGGCAGCACGACGGACCGCTTGCGCGACGAGTTCGGGATTACCAATGTCCGCAACGGGGATCACTATCGAATCGGGCTACCCGACGATGTTTGGGAGCGCCTCCATTTGCTCGATCTGTCCTACGATCGAGCGCAGTCCGATCCGGAGTGGTCCGCGATGGTGGACGCGTGCGAGCGTTGGCGTGAGCTTCATACCGCGGTTGGTCGCGACGAGAGCCCTCTTCAATACGAGGACGGCGGCACGTTCCTTCGAATCCGAGATCGAAGAAAGAACCATGTCGACCACGTGCTCCGTGGTGGGGGACGCATGCTGTACTTGTTCTGCGCACAAATTCGAAGTCGCAACCAGATCATCGCGGCAGGCGGCGAACGGGATCCGGACCAGATACGGCTGATTGATGCTTTCCTCGGCGAAATGATCGAGAAGCGCCTCATGTACCGCGAAGGAGAGAAGTTCCTCTCGCTGGCGGTCGCCCCGAACCCGCAGTCCGCTGCTCGCCGCATTCGCGCCGCGCAGCGACACGAGGAGCAGGTCGCGAACGAACGGCCTTCTCCAGCGGCGCGGCGAGAATTGCCGGTCATCATGGGCGATCAACCGGGGTCGACCCGGCAGTAG
- a CDS encoding class I SAM-dependent methyltransferase — translation MAPYIFDIGWSTGGEPHMVETAVLRTTFSSDVDSYDRLRPDYPPALVDWCLPRERPCAIVEIGCGSGQATKLFVESAARIVAIDLSAEMIEKAKYNLRAPNVAFIVGAFEDIELPAGPFDAVLSAQAIHWLDFDKAFARIRKLLRSGGRFASCWNALNLERNESLRRARDEILSVVPHFDKWPDSGRARFHAFEREWCSAIEDVFGNVESTTFSRDVLRERSWFLGWISTLSWWKALGPEQKSALEKSLPGMLPEVLEVRIDTLGIRADQGA, via the coding sequence ATGGCCCCGTACATTTTCGATATCGGATGGTCAACAGGAGGCGAACCTCACATGGTCGAGACCGCGGTGCTTCGGACTACGTTTTCATCGGATGTCGACAGCTACGATCGTCTGCGTCCCGATTACCCTCCTGCGCTGGTGGACTGGTGTCTTCCGCGAGAACGCCCATGCGCGATCGTCGAAATAGGGTGCGGCTCGGGCCAAGCGACGAAGCTGTTCGTCGAATCGGCAGCGCGCATCGTAGCCATCGATCTGAGCGCCGAGATGATCGAAAAAGCAAAATACAATTTGCGCGCGCCCAACGTCGCGTTCATCGTGGGCGCGTTCGAGGACATCGAGCTACCCGCGGGGCCGTTCGACGCGGTCTTGTCGGCGCAGGCGATTCACTGGCTGGATTTCGACAAGGCATTCGCGCGCATTCGAAAGCTGCTCAGAAGTGGCGGCCGATTTGCATCTTGTTGGAATGCATTGAATCTCGAGCGCAATGAGTCCCTGCGCCGTGCACGCGACGAGATATTGAGCGTGGTTCCGCATTTCGATAAATGGCCCGACTCGGGGCGTGCTCGCTTCCACGCCTTCGAGCGAGAGTGGTGCTCGGCCATCGAGGACGTGTTTGGCAACGTGGAATCCACGACGTTCAGCCGTGATGTGTTGCGGGAGAGGTCGTGGTTTTTGGGATGGATCAGCACCCTTTCATGGTGGAAAGCGCTCGGGCCCGAGCAGAAGAGCGCGCTCGAGAAGAGCTTGCCGGGGATGCTGCCGGAGGTGCTCGAGGTGCGCATCGACACACTGGGCATCAGGGCGGATCAGGGTGCCTGA